A genomic stretch from Prionailurus bengalensis isolate Pbe53 chromosome E2, Fcat_Pben_1.1_paternal_pri, whole genome shotgun sequence includes:
- the LOC122495005 gene encoding LOW QUALITY PROTEIN: zinc finger protein 420-like (The sequence of the model RefSeq protein was modified relative to this genomic sequence to represent the inferred CDS: inserted 3 bases in 3 codons), with translation MKRKTDEKQGSCEKIFKQVIFNYENVYTFSQHLSLTPYQKTYIEDKAWECKNYEKGFVCDFQLTTHQRIDTGKKFRNHNEYGKAISRGSKHFQHQIMFINENCERKECGRVLDRVHQSIYPEEKIYEGKECGKAFXIFLSHQRVYTCEEPCLAKESGIFFFNHSSDLIYHQILLANEKTYQCMLYGKAFSSKPAITLHQRIHAGXKPYICKKCGKAFHSTSILIEHQRVHTGEKPYICKECGKAFHYSLDLKRHQRIQTGEKPCECKECSKAFKSASYFFIQHRICSGEKPYECKNCAKTFGSSSTLNRHKRVHTGEKPYICKDCGKTFCSSSKFTEHQRIHTGEKRYVCMACGETFCNSSILTEHQRIHTGEKPYVCKECGKAFXSLSDLHQHWGIYMVEKPYECKECGKTFSSSSAIIWHQRIHTGEKPFECKECRKAFYHSSDVSQHQRIHKGEKLYERKEYGKVFVRSLNLNQRRKGHAGKKL, from the exons atgaaaagaaaaactgatgaaaaacaAGGATCTTgtgagaaaatttttaaacaagttattTTCAACTATGAAAATGTATACACTTTCAGTCAGCACCTATCTCTTACTCCATATCAAAAAACTTATATTGAAGACAAAGCCTGGGAATGCAAGAACTATGAGAAAGGTTTTGTATGTGACTTCCAACTAACTACACATCAGAGAATTGATACTGGTAAGAAATTCAGGAACCATAATGAATATGGGAAGGCCATTAGTAGGGGTTCAAAACATTTTCAGCATCAGATCATGTTTATTAATGAAAACTGTGAGCGTAAGGAATGTGGTAGAGTCTTAGACCGTGTCCACCAGAGCATTTATCCTGAGGAGAAAATCTATGAGGGtaaagaatgtggaaaagcct caATATTTCTATCACATCAGAGAGTTTACACATGTGAGGAACCCTGTCTAGCTAAGgaaagtgggatttttttttttaatcattcctcAGACCTTATTTATCATCAGATACTTCTTGCCAATGAGAAAACTTATCAATGTATGTTATATGGAAAAGCCTTTAGTAGCAAACCAGCCATTACTCTGCATCAGAGAATTCACGCTG AGAAACCATATATATGTAAGAAGTGTGGAAAAGCCTTTCATAGCACTTCAATACTTATAGAACATCAGAGAGTTCACACTGGTGAGAAACCTTATatatgtaaagaatgtggcaaagcCTTTCATTATTCCTTGGATCTTAAAAGACATCAGAGAATCCAGACTGGTGAAAAACCCTGTGAATGTAAGGAATGTAGCAAGGCCTTTAAGAGTGCATCGTATTTTTTTATACAGCATAGAATTTGTAGtggtgagaaaccctatgaatgtaaaaATTGTGCTAAGACATTTGGAAGTAGCTCAACCCTTAATCGACATAAGAGAGTTCATACTGGTGAAAAACCCTATATATGTAAAGACTGTGGAAAGACCTTTTGTAGCAGTTCAAAATTTACagaacatcagagaattcacacaggTGAGAAGCGCTATGTTTGTATGGCATGTGGAGAGACCTTTTGTAACAGTTCTATACTTACagaacatcagagaattcacactggtGAAAAACCATATGTCTGTAAAGAATGTGGAAAGGCCT TATCACTTTCAGACCTTCATCAACATTGGGGAATTTATATGGTTGAGAAACCCTATgagtgtaaggaatgtgggaaaacCTTTAGTAGTAGCTCTGCCATTATCTGGCATCAGAGgattcatactggtgagaaaccctttgaatgtaaggaatgtaGAAAGGCCTTTTATCATTCTTCAGACGTTTctcaacatcagagaattcacaagGGTGAGAAACTTTATGAACGCAAAGAATATGGGAAGGTTTTTGTACGTAGTTTAAATCTCAATCAACGTAGAAAAGGTCATGCTGGTAAGAAGCTCTGA